Genomic window (Lynx canadensis isolate LIC74 chromosome A1, mLynCan4.pri.v2, whole genome shotgun sequence):
GCCAAACAGTGGTCAACTGCTTGATGTAGCACACTCGTTCTTTCACCTGCTGAGGGATGTGGGCTTCCAGCCACGGGCCACTGCAGATGGAGATGCTACGAACAACAGCGAGCCAGTCCAGTGAGCGCATGTCTCTACTTCTGTTAGGCAAGGACCTACGAGTGGGATTCCTGGGTCATTTGGTAAGCGAGTATttgaattttataagaaactgccagtgTTTTGCAACGTGGCTGAGCCAGCAAACACAGACTTTTACCCTGTTTGGCAGGAAGCGCATCTCTTCCGTTTCCTCTTCTATCTCATCTAACGCTGCAACGTGTTGAAAGAGCAGACGACCAAAGCATCAACTCACTGCACTCTCTTGATCTGTTCTCTCTGAAATCTTGGGTCCTGCCCCACGACCTCTGCACATGCCGCTTCCTCTGCCTGGCGTTCTCTCCCTCGCTTTTCTTGGGTACACTGCCTGGCATCTTGCCACCCCAAGCTCAAAGGTCACTCTGACAAGGAGAGCTTCTCTGACCCCACAGACACTCACAAATCCTCCCTCCACAGCACTATTCGTTCACTCGTTCAACAGATACTCCGTGACTGTGGACAGCGCATTGTCCTGGGGTCGGAATAAGTGGGGACAAGACGAAGTTCCTCCTTTACAGAGCATGCAATCTAGTGgaggagaaagacaaacagattCAGACACAATGGAAGCGGGGGTGAGGGCCATGAAGAAAATGCCAGGAGAAAGACTGCAGGAGTCCGTGTGGGAGGTACCACGTGAGCCCCAAGAAAGCTAAAGGGAAAGCTTCCCAGGGGAGAAAACTGTGCCCACGAGCCTGAGGGGCGCGGGCTGAACCCCTCCGGGGGCTCAGCAGAGCGCACACAGCTCGCCTCTCTCCTGCCCACCACCGACGATGCCTTACGCGAGCCGAGCCCGAGGCCTGGCACGCACCCCGTTACCACTGCTGAGGAAAGCAGCGCCTGAGAGAGTAAACAAGGCGAGGGAGAGGGCGACACACAGCAGCCTCACTCGCAGCCCCGCAGGCAGCGGACATGTCCCGTCACCCGATGCACACGCCCCCCCCCGTAAGATTAAAAGATTAAAGGTTAAAAATCTTCATGATCCAGGTCAGACTTTCTGGGCTGCAGTCAAGTCGCATTTACGCGCCGTGTCACCGTTCACAAACATTGCCACCGATGACGTGTGATCAGGAAGGAGGCTTCTGTGCTGACCCGTCCGTGGGGACGGAGGGGACGGAGGGAGCGGAGGGGCAAGGGGGGCCCAGGGGAGCCCTCCTAGGATTCCACGTCTCTGGTCCTCGTCCTGTGGGCCTTACGGCTCCATTTCAGATGCCGCCTCTTCCAGCCAGCGACACGGCAGCACGCTGTGACACCGACCTTATAAAAGCATCCTCCCGTCTCGTGTGGCCCACACCTGACTCTCGAGTGGCTACACTAAGAACAGACAGGCACACGTCATGACGACACTCTATGCACAAGCGGGAACGCGCGTGCTGCTACGAGCAGGTAAGCCACGGAAACTGCCCCCCGGGCAACGAGGCACGACTTCACCCGGCCAAGGTTCTTCACGGCCTCGGGGAAACGCACCAACGTCTTGCGTATTTGCAAAGATACAAGCGATCCCTCGGCTGCAAGTACAGACCAAGTGTCACGGGGTAAGTACACAGATGTCAACACAAAACGACCACCGTGTGAACGCACCTTCCTTCAGTAGGCTGTAGCAAAACAGGCGGGCTCGCTCCAAGTCTCCCAGTTGCCGGCATATGCCCACGTACACCCTGCAGAGGGCGTGAATGTAATTGCGCTCCAGGGAGATCTTCTGAATCTTCAGTTCTGAGAGGATGGAGTGAAGCAAGCACTCTGCTAGATGCTGGGtcgaaacacaaagagaaaacacaacGTATACCGACATTTCTTCTGCTTACTAAACAACGGCCACAACTTACAAATGAAGTCTGTCGGGACCACACAACGTGCCCCGGAGCAGCAAGCAGAGGAGAGCGGTGACTGCAGAAGACAACCCACCTCGCTCGGCCCAGTGAGCCACGCGGCGTGGGGGTCAGGGGCCGCGGCCGCGGGCTGCCTGCAGGGGCCACAGGCCGCGCCCGAGCACGCCTGGGCCCCTGAAGccgccacccccccaccaaagTACACTTCCTTGCTTTTCGCTAAAGTAACTCTCTGATCTACTCCAGTTCCTGTTTTCTGAACTCCTTTAGATCTTAAAAAACACCGGGCAACGTTTGTCTCACTTTGGAAGAAGGGCGTTAAATGATTTGATCCATTTGTTCGTTTCAAACGAACCTTCCAAAGTCACTCGTACTCCTCTTGTGCTTTCTGAAGTACGCGACCCAGGAAAACCACGTGCGCGTTTCCACCACTCCACTGGGAGGAGGTGCGGGTAAGCAACACAGCAGGGGCACCGGAAGTAATCCGCACAAGGTGTCGACATGGGCACTCAGAAGTCACAGCCCTGTGAAGGCCCCACTAAACCACCTGTCGGTCTACACGATGCTCCCATTTCTGTTCTCCCCATCTGGAAGCCAGCACGTGGTCCTGCTCCGTGCGTGACGTACATCAAGGGAGGGACGGGAAACCCCGCGCTATCTTTGCGAAAGACGCTCACTCTCGGGTGTGTAAATGGTGCAATTCATGGAAAAGAAAGGCTCCGCTACAGGAGACAAATCTGCTGCTTTGACACAAATCATTTTGAGCCTTTCAACAGGCCAGAATCGATGGAAAATGTGCAACTGTGGTCCTGAcacttttttccttccaaattatCAGGTGTTTGATAAATACAAGTGATCAAATCTCCACTGCCTTATCACATCCCACGTGTATAAAATGCTGACTAGAAACCAAGTATGGGTCACAATGTGGACACGGGCAACTGTCCACCTCTGGAATAAAAGTCCTGTTCAGGGCCACCTACCACCGGGCTGCGAGCAGACAGCGTCTCCGAGCACATGCAGTTCCTAACGCTCGTACAGAAAAGTTCCACATACCTTTTTGGTTGTGCTGAATTCGTGAACAACTTCCTTCTCTTGATCTCTCATTACGGGCTTTTTGGAGATATTTCCCACATACACGTGACTCCGAATGACAGGCAGGAGATCAAAAGACGACTCTGCAATCTTCTTCAGCGCGTCAGCTATGGCTTTGTCGTGGGACTCTACGGTTTCTTTCGGGTTTGGAGGCAACTGTGAGGCTGTACTGACGGTCGGAAGAGcacttctctcctcctctgtcgTCACGCCTTCGGCCTGAGGGAGGCTCCTCCGGAGGGTCTTGTGGACTCCTTCTGTGGCGGTGCTCCCGGGTTCTGGTTCTGGGGACCCGCTGTCCAGCCGCAGTCTCTTAGCGCTCCTCAGCGTAGATGCAGACAACGTCCTTTTCCCACCTGAGTCCTGGTGAGTGCCCGTATCTTTGGACTTATCCTGACTGCAGTCACTCCCAGAGCTGCCCCCCGTTTTCACAAAGGCGGTTGACGTTGACGTGATTGCTTTGAATCCTGTGATGGCACCGACGGGCCCTGCTAAGTTCTTACAGTCAGCAGGTGGGCCCCGGGCGAGCTGAATGTTCCCTTTGAGGATGTTGAGGGTGCGGGCCCTGGCAGACAACTCCGGGTACATGCTGTCAAGGATTTTGACGGAATTCTCCTGGGGTCCGGCCACAGCCGTGTGGGCGGAAGCAAAGGGGGGGAGGCGGCCCGGCACAGGGAGGGCATGCTTTGGCGTCGCAGCACAGAACTGCAGGGGAGACGACAGGATCCTCTCGCCAGCTGCTGCGGTGGATGGGGACGGGGATGTGCGTAGGGGCGAGGGGCATCCGGGCTCTTCCGGCAAAGGAGACATCGCAGGAGGCACCGGGATTTCACACAAGGGAGAAATGGGGCCGATGGgagaggcgggggaggagggagtggaagCGGCTATCAGAGGAGACACCGGCCGGGAAGTCCGTGGGGGGGTGGCAACCAAAGGAGCAAGCAAGGGTGGCAGAGGGGGCCCCACCTCCTGCCGTATTTTACTCAGGGTGTCAGAACAGTCCGTGGGGGTCGACGTGTCCGCATTGGCTAGGATGGTCTGAGTTTGATTTCTCTGGgtttttgtgttctctctttcccctaAAAATGACTGGGAGCCTTCACTCTGATTAGCTTCAACTCTGCTTGACGCTGAGGTCTTCGCTGGCTTGTTTGACTGATCTTTGTTGGTCACCTTGGATCGATTCTTATTCTTGCCAAATGGCTCCAGTTTTGAGTTAAAATACGTGTGATCAGACGCCACTACCTGAGACTCGAAGTTCTGGTCGTAGATTTCGGAGCTAAGCCTCACACTAGGTTTGACCGGCCTGTTGCGCAAGCGACTTTTATCGAAGTTGGTGCTCTGACTACTGCTGGAGATTTCTTCCTGGGCACCGGGGAGGCTGCCGCCCTGGGGCTCCGGAAACGCAAGGCCAGGGTGACCGGTCTCTGGAGACTTGTCCACAGCAGTGACGGAGATGAAACCGGCTCCCGGGCCTCCCGGCTCCGGGGAGACAGCGATGTCCTCCGGAGTGTCGCACAGTATAACCTGGTCCACGTTTGGCATGAGAGCCACCCCGTTGATGATGGTCCAGTGGTCCCCCTTTTCAATGACTAGATTCTGATCCTTGTTGATCAGCACATTGATGACCTCGGAGGTCACTGTAGAGATCTGGCACTGGAATGTCGTTTCCGCCTCCCCTTCGGCACCGCGCTCCGCCGTCTGCCCTGCTCCCGAGTCGGCGTCCAGGGCTGAGGGCTCCGTCGCTTCTGAcaggccctcctccccaccacggTTCGGGCTGGTGACGTGGGAAGCGGCCTCGGGTCCGCTGAGGGCGCTTCCGTTCCCCGCGGGACCGCTGCCGGGAGAGCCGCCCTCGCCGGCCAGGCCGGCTGCTGGAGGGGGCGTACCCGTGGGCAGTGGCGAGGGGTCCCCCGCTTCCCGAGGTGGGCCGTGCTCTCGGACGGGCCCGGCGGTCACGGCGTCGTGCACGTTGAAGAGCACGAAATCGGCAGCATCCTCTCCAGCGGGGCCCTCGCAGCTGGCCTGAAGCTCCTGTCCGATCTTGGTGAGGACCTCTGACAGCGTTTCCAGAGAGCGCCGAGAGAGCCGCCGCGTGCCCCGCAGGGGCCCGTCCTCCTCCTCGGACTCGAGCCACTCTTCCGGGGTCTCGAGCGCTTCTTCTTCACACAGCTGCTTCCTGTACTTTTCTCCTGACGGCTCACCTGGCTTTAACTCTTTGCTCATGTCCTTACTCAGGGTTCCTTTGCTAGAACATTCTGAAACCGAGTCCCCGGAACTATAATCTCTTAACTGACAACTTTCGAGAAACATGACGACCTCGGACGTAGAAAGTCCGTCTATCTCCGAGAGAGTACTGATGTTGAAGTCCTGCAGGGCTGAGGTCAGACACCCCACCTCCACGGAGGGCCTGCTCTCGGCCGCGCTGGCCCCCAGGGCTCCCCCACCTTCCCCGGAGGCGCTGGCGGCCCCGTGCTGGGCGGCCCCCGTCACGGCCTCGGGCTCGCTCTCGCCCTCGCTGCAGCTGGGCGCCTCGCTCTCTTCCACCTCCGTGTCGCCGCCTGCCGCCTCCCGGATGCCCGTGTAACAACACGGGGCCGCGGCCAGGGCACCCGGAGGGACGCCGCGCGTCTCTTCATCTTTTCCGAGACCCGCCGACGGGAGCGCCGTCCCGGAGGTGCCTGGGTCTCCGGGAGAAGCGCCGCCCGGGGTCGGCGACGGCAGCTCCAGAGACCCCCTCAGGCTCTGCCGCCCGCCAGGAGGGTCCTCGGACACGGCCAGGGCCCCCCCGCCAGATCTGCCCGAGCCCTCACACGGTGCTCCTGCACCAGGAAAGCTTCTCGACACGGGTGCCGGCGTGGCCGGAAGGCGTCCATCCACAGGCAGCCCGGACGAGTCCAGACTCGGGGCGCGGAGGAGCACACCTTGTTCCTGCACTGCCTCCTGGGCCGGGGCTCCCGTCAGGACATCCTGGTTCGGGACTGGGATCTTCTCACAAGGGAAAGACAGTTTGCTACTTGTGGAACAGTGAGGATTTTCTACAGGTACAGAACCGCTTGGAAAATTGAAATCTAATTTTCTCCTTGAGGCAGAAACTTGTGGCGAGGTCCCCCCCGTAGCAGCCGACCCTGGCACATTCCAGGccgggtcctctctctctccaccacgtCCCACTCCAGACGCCGTCGCGAAGGCAGGCTCAGTCCTCTGCGGCCCCCAGTGCTCTGACCTAGCCCCGTGTGCCGTTTCGGGTCTGGCCTGCTTGGTGATCACCGAAACTTGGTTAGGCAACAGTGACGGAGTGGCCCTGAGCCCCGCGGGGTTATTTTCTCTGGCGAGTTCAGGCCTGGACGCGGCTCCCCTGTTTTCTAAGGCTGGCCCTGCCTTTTGTAACTGATGGTCAGTCTTGTGTTCGTGTTCTGATTTAGCTCTCAGCCTTTCCTCGCCACCTCTCCTTAACAGGTCACTCTGGTGCCAGGAAGGGCTTTTCACGAAGCCAAACCCACTCTTGGTCAAGCCGCACTGAGACTCCACCAACGGCGTGGAATCCGCCCTGGTCAGGGAGGGCTCAGTTCTCGGACCCTGACTTCGACACTGAGCCTCTTTCGCAGCTTTTATGAACACCGACTGTGGAAGTGAACAGACTCTGGGCATGCCTTTCCCAACGTCTGTGCCCTCGACCTCACGGCTACTCAGGTTATTAAAATGTGATGTTCCCAACTCGGCGCTCAAAGCATACAAGCTGTTTTCCAGATGGTTCTCTCCGGCAGGACACGCTGGGGGCTCGGGCTGCAGGTCCAGCAAGGTGAAGGCCTCAGCTCGTAGCTTCTGTTCTGAGCGCTGCAGCTCGGTGGGGGCGGAGTCAGGAGGAAGGTGTGCATCAGAGCAAGGCTGGGAGTCACTGCACACAGACGACGCCCCCGAGGTAGGAGAGGAAGAAAGCCTGGCGTCAACACCGAGCCCCGTGGTGCCCACTGTGTGACCTGCGTCGTCTGCTGGTTCAGGCGAGGCTCCTAAAATGAACCTCCGACCATCTCTGTCTTTTCCCAACACTCTACACATTCCCTGAAAGTGGTCAGAAATGGATACATGATCCGATTCAAAAGGGATTTCGTTTGTCAGTGTCCACGTAGTAAACTGTGGTTTGGGCGATCCTATCATTTCAGACAGCAGGGTCTTTCCTTCAGATTCCACGAGGTCACTGAATGGTCTGCTGCCGAGGGGAGGGTGATGCACGTCAGCCCTCCAGAGGGCCGCCGCCCCGTCCTGGGCCTGGCGGCCAGACGTCCCCCCACACACGCTTCCTACGGCGTCGTCGAGCGTGTTCTCTGTCTGCACCGACTTGTCCGCCTCGCGaccctctctcagtctctgtgcCTCATCTAAAATGCCTCTTTCCCTGTCACTCGTGGCTTCCGAGGACACTGCCCAGGGTTGCTCGCGAGCTAAAGCGCGTGTGGCTGAAGGCTCTCTCAGGGCCGCTGTGACTGTCCCAAACCCAACCGCTGTCACTCCGTTTACTTCCAGCGCagtcagagttctggaggcttcGTGCGATGTGAGCTTTTCCTCCCGCGTATCCCTCCTTCCATCACTTCTTCTGGATGAGCCAAAGTAATGTGATTCAGACGTCTCATCTTCTGAAACAGACGCGGCAGAATTTCTAGGTTGGGACGACTCATCGTCACTGGAATCCGTATACTCTCCGAAGTAGGTTTCCTGAAAAACGAAGGAGTTGTTCCCGTTAGTTAAGACTAACTGAACCGAGTGAACACAACTTACCAATCGCACGCATCACAGAACACACTCCTGCTTCCTGAAGAGCCCGTAACACCCATCCGCAGAAGGAGCATCTCCTCGAGTGCAGCCCACAGGCGACGGGCGAGCGGCAGCGGGAGCACAGACAGCACCGCCTCGCCTCCACCCTGACGCTGtcccagggccccacccccaccgccagcTCCTCCCACAACTCACAGCCCCACGTGGCCTGCGGTCTGTTCTCCTAAGGCCCGAACAGTCCCTCTCTCCAGCTCTTCCCCTCCGTTTCCCGGCACAGCGGTGTCCAACTCGGGACGCACTGCCCTCTAGTCCCCGGCCTCCGGGTCACTCTGGCCCAGGCGCCCAGCTCCGGCCCAGCGCCACCCGTGTGGGCGGTGCACCTGGCCCCCGCTCTGGTGACGCCACGTAGACCTCTCGTGCCAACAGCCCCTCTCACCAGGCTGCACCCGGGGTGCCGCTAACAAGCGGACGGGCTCCACTCTTTCAACGGTGCACACACAACACTGCTCCTTCCCACACAACCCGCTCTCCGCCTCCGCTCCAGAAACCCCCCACCAGCGGCCGGGGGGAAGACCGGTGCTGAACAGCACGGACGTACGCCTGCCCCACTAAGCCAATCCTTTCCTCCCCCGAAACCTTAGGCACTTTTATCTGGTTCTCTTCCTGTCCTGCCACTCATCCTCAACCTCCTCTCCTCTTCGACGCGGTCACCTACAGGCGGATGCGCTCCTGGGACCCCAGCCTCTGCTGCTACCCACCCACACCGAACAACATCCCAGTCCCACGGCTTCTGTGACACCCCGAGGCTGGGGAGCCCCGACGTCTGGGCCCGCCGCAGCCTCctcccgggccccgggccccacGCCCGTGGGCCTAACGTCGCAACGCGTGTGTCCGCCTGGAAACCCACGCACACCTCTATCCGCACCTGACACCGCGCCTTCCCACCCACGCAgggtttcttccttcctctcctttccagcATCGCTGACTCCTGAGCCTCCCTTTCCACCATGTGGAAAACCTCGCCAGAGGCCGCTCGTTCGCCTCCTACCATTTCTCAAGCCACCCCACCTTGAACCCCAGTGCCGCTGCAGGGATGTGACCTGTGGAGAAGGCCGGCAACGGCTGAGTCAGCCAGTGACGTCCCCGTCCACGCTCCCACCTCCCTCCGGACTCTCCCCACCGCCTACACTCTGCCACACAGAGGCCAAGTGGAACCTTCCAACTGAAAACCTACCAGCCGATCGGCCTCCCGGGATCCACCGCTTCCCAGTGTCCCCACGATCAACTGGAAAGTCCCGAGGCCCCAGACGGCCCTTGCACGCCTGGTCGACGTGAACATCCTCTGGCACGGGATCACCTTCAGTCCCACAGGTGTGTAAAGAGCTCCGGCACCGGACACACGCTGCCCTCTTGAACACTCAGCGGGCTCCTGTCCTCCCAGAGCTTCTCTGCCCGCCCTGGCCTCCCCGAGGGCCGAGCCTCCGGCCTGGGTCCACTCCAGCCCCACGGTGTCCATCACGGCCGCGCAATCGCCTgcgcccttccccaccccactgccaGGCGCGACCCCGCCGAGTGGTAACCACGTCACCTCGCGTTCCCAGTGCCGGGCACGGCCTCCGGAACAGGACGGACACGCACTGCTTCCCAAATGAAGGGAGCGACTCAGAGGAGCAATGCTTTTATCTGCTCCTTAAGCCAAAAAAGCACACAAGTCTGCTTTATCGAGACTGGCTTCCTGAGAAATTACAACAAACCATCGTGCAAACACACGAAAAGATGACGAATTCATCAAGCGAAGGTGGGGAATTTGGCAAACGCGGGTTAACGGGCATGCGTGCTACAAACAGGGACGCCCCATCTCTGAAACCAACTCTGTGCCTACACACATTGTTTGTAGGGACTCAGGATTTGGTTGTGAATAAAGACAAACAGAACACGACCCTGACACAAGCCACCGGTGTCACGGCAGCCACGCTGGTCCCAAGAACACGGGCACGCCTTATGCAGTTCTCACTTCGTCCCCAATAAAATCTGGCCCGAGCATCACCGAGCACCTCCCACCGAGCACAGCTAAGTGCCAGGATGGGCAACGTGCCCACTGGATAACTCAAATCCAAAGCGCAAACTCACAGGTGCGAGCGAAGAAGGTAACGTGCTCAGGTGTGGTAAGGACACCAGAGGCGGGGACGGCACCGGAGACAAAAGAGGAGGGGGAAGTCTGAAGAAGTCGACTGCAGCCTGGAGATCTTCATCGAAAAAGCGCTCACGATCAGAGAAGTCAGCGCCGTCCTGCTCACTCCTGTGCAGCGAGACCTCAGGATTCCGGCCCTCGGGAGACACGCGTTCGGGATGGTGAGCAGCGGCACCGGGCCCCTCTGTTCCCACACTCTTACAGGCAGAGAAGTCACCCTCTATCTCCATGGACAGTTCCGTCAGGCACGTCTGCACGGCTGCGGCTCTGAGGAGACCGCCTCCCGCCGGAGGGGGTGCGCCAGCGTCCCGGGACTCTCTGGGTGCGGGGGGGTTTTCTTTGGCGGGTTTTTCTGTGGGAGACAAAAGCTAATACTAAACACCTATAATATcaagaaaacttacaaaaaatatgCTAAACGTTCAAAATGCTTGTATTATTGAGTAAATTCGAATCAACAGAAACATCctttaaaaggcaacctaccaatCCCTCCCCACAGATCACCCTAGAAGACCCGAGCACATTTCCCATAAGCACAGTTCCCTAGCAACAAGCAAGCCAAGAGGGCcggcaggcagagggagggga
Coding sequences:
- the ICE1 gene encoding little elongation complex subunit 1 isoform X1, with protein sequence MMPGETHSAAPGTAADLSRCQGCASLQQNLNEYVEALITLKQKIINTDNLLTEYQKKCDELQFARRENSTLHHQVEQMLQKISPLQKCQEELGSLKAELEEKKSSLKLYQDTHQEYARVKEECLKTDAQKKKLEAKVKKLEEAAVKQTQDFKQLRTEKKILEKEFRKTQERLDEFSKQKTAKELRHIGTQISSDSYGSIDKRKVKLLLKELWLCINTTHRLPGEGSRCVPEKPAKENPPAPRESRDAGAPPPAGGGLLRAAAVQTCLTELSMEIEGDFSACKSVGTEGPGAAAHHPERVSPEGRNPEVSLHRSEQDGADFSDRERFFDEDLQAAVDFFRLPPPLLSPVPSPPLVSLPHLSTLPSSLAPETYFGEYTDSSDDESSQPRNSAASVSEDETSESHYFGSSRRSDGRRDTREEKLTSHEASRTLTALEVNGVTAVGFGTVTAALREPSATRALAREQPWAVSSEATSDRERGILDEAQRLREGREADKSVQTENTLDDAVGSVCGGTSGRQAQDGAAALWRADVHHPPLGSRPFSDLVESEGKTLLSEMIGSPKPQFTTWTLTNEIPFESDHVSISDHFQGMCRVLGKDRDGRRFILGASPEPADDAGHTVGTTGLGVDARLSSSPTSGASSVCSDSQPCSDAHLPPDSAPTELQRSEQKLRAEAFTLLDLQPEPPACPAGENHLENSLYALSAELGTSHFNNLSSREVEGTDVGKGMPRVCSLPQSVFIKAAKEAQCRSQGPRTEPSLTRADSTPLVESQCGLTKSGFGFVKSPSWHQSDLLRRGGEERLRAKSEHEHKTDHQLQKAGPALENRGAASRPELARENNPAGLRATPSLLPNQVSVITKQARPETAHGARSEHWGPQRTEPAFATASGVGRGGEREDPAWNVPGSAATGGTSPQVSASRRKLDFNFPSGSVPVENPHCSTSSKLSFPCEKIPVPNQDVLTGAPAQEAVQEQGVLLRAPSLDSSGLPVDGRLPATPAPVSRSFPGAGAPCEGSGRSGGGALAVSEDPPGGRQSLRGSLELPSPTPGGASPGDPGTSGTALPSAGLGKDEETRGVPPGALAAAPCCYTGIREAAGGDTEVEESEAPSCSEGESEPEAVTGAAQHGAASASGEGGGALGASAAESRPSVEVGCLTSALQDFNISTLSEIDGLSTSEVVMFLESCQLRDYSSGDSVSECSSKGTLSKDMSKELKPGEPSGEKYRKQLCEEEALETPEEWLESEEEDGPLRGTRRLSRRSLETLSEVLTKIGQELQASCEGPAGEDAADFVLFNVHDAVTAGPVREHGPPREAGDPSPLPTGTPPPAAGLAGEGGSPGSGPAGNGSALSGPEAASHVTSPNRGGEEGLSEATEPSALDADSGAGQTAERGAEGEAETTFQCQISTVTSEVINVLINKDQNLVIEKGDHWTIINGVALMPNVDQVILCDTPEDIAVSPEPGGPGAGFISVTAVDKSPETGHPGLAFPEPQGGSLPGAQEEISSSSQSTNFDKSRLRNRPVKPSVRLSSEIYDQNFESQVVASDHTYFNSKLEPFGKNKNRSKVTNKDQSNKPAKTSASSRVEANQSEGSQSFLGERENTKTQRNQTQTILANADTSTPTDCSDTLSKIRQEVGPPLPPLLAPLVATPPRTSRPVSPLIAASTPSSPASPIGPISPLCEIPVPPAMSPLPEEPGCPSPLRTSPSPSTAAAGERILSSPLQFCAATPKHALPVPGRLPPFASAHTAVAGPQENSVKILDSMYPELSARARTLNILKGNIQLARGPPADCKNLAGPVGAITGFKAITSTSTAFVKTGGSSGSDCSQDKSKDTGTHQDSGGKRTLSASTLRSAKRLRLDSGSPEPEPGSTATEGVHKTLRRSLPQAEGVTTEEERSALPTVSTASQLPPNPKETVESHDKAIADALKKIAESSFDLLPVIRSHVYVGNISKKPVMRDQEKEVVHEFSTTKKHLAECLLHSILSELKIQKISLERNYIHALCRVYVGICRQLGDLERARLFCYSLLKEDFPESEKLTLFIANMWHDIFISQSVINKAMQLVARQRAKGEVRNCLRAFLNWEKNAPVDVGFMVSKLLLTIQLCPKTEFQSSEKFGEDLSDNTWEYIFAIDLLCCHQKWIWTHDNIISKELWPVMDKWIKYRKGHANIAYTPDIIIASILRLIGRLGQLGLKEGFPSAVKSISSVIGMFIQHAQDEDIPWGIQLAAVYALCDLSPSNPAEISRILEAWRRETSHSVPSAVLSCLEEVSCLCAEEVG
- the ICE1 gene encoding little elongation complex subunit 1 isoform X2; this translates as MMPGETHSAAPGTAADLSRCQGCASLQQNLNEYVEALITLKQKIINTDNLLTEYQKKCDELQFARRENSTLHHQVEQMLQKISPLQKCQEELGSLKAELEEKKSSLKLYQDTHQEYARVKEECLKTDAQKKKLEAKVKKLEEAAVKQTQDFKQLRTEKKILEKEFRKTQERLDEFSKQKTAKELRHIGTQISSDSYGSIDKRKVKLLLKELWLCINTTHRLPGEGSRCVPEKPAKENPPAPRESRDAGAPPPAGGGLLRAAAVQTCLTELSMEIEGDFSACKSVGTEGPGAAAHHPERVSPEGRNPEVSLHRSEQDGADFSDRERFFDEDLQAAVDFFRLPPPLLSPVPSPPLVSLPHLSTLPSSLAPETYFGEYTDSSDDESSQPRNSAASVSEDETSESHYFGSSRRSDGRRDTREEKLTSHEASRTLTALEVNGVTAVGFGTVTAALREPSATRALAREQPWAVSSEATSDRERGILDEAQRLREGREADKSVQTENTLDDAVGSVCGGTSGRQAQDGAAALWRADVHHPPLGSRPFSDLVESEGKTLLSEMIGSPKPQFTTWTLTNEIPFESDHVSISDHFQGMCRVLGKDRDGRRFILGASPEPADDAGHTVGTTGLGVDARLSSSPTSGASSVCSDSQPCSDAHLPPDSAPTELQRSEQKLRAEAFTLLDLQPEPPACPAGENHLENSLYALSAELGTSHFNNLSSREVEGTDVGKGMPRVCSLPQSVFIKAAKEAQCRSQGPRTEPSLTRADSTPLVESQCGLTKSGFGFVKSPSWHQSDLLRRGGEERLRAKSEHEHKTDHQLQKAGPALENRGAASRPELARENNPAGLRATPSLLPNQVSVITKQARPETAHGARSEHWGPQRTEPAFATASGVGRGGEREDPAWNVPGSAATGGTSPQVSASRRKLDFNFPSGSVPVENPHCSTSSKLSFPCEKIPVPNQDVLTGAPAQEAVQEQGVLLRAPSLDSSGLPVDGRLPATPAPVSRSFPGAGAPCEGSGRSGGGALAVSEDPPGGRQSLRGSLELPSPTPGGASPGDPGTSGTALPSAGLGKDEETRGVPPGALAAAPCCYTGIREAAGGDTEVEESEAPSCSEGESEPEAVTGAAQHGAASASGEGGGALGASAAESRPSVEVGCLTSALQDFNISTLSEIDGLSTSEVVMFLESCQLRDYSSGDSVSECSSKGTLSKDMSKELKPGEPSGEKYRKQLCEEEALETPEEWLESEEEDGPLRGTRRLSRRSLETLSEVLTKIGQELQASCEGPAGEDAADFVLFNVHDAVTAGPVREHGPPREAGDPSPLPTGTPPPAAGLAGEGGSPGSGPAGNGSALSGPEAASHVTSPNRGGEEGLSEATEPSALDADSGAGQTAERGAEGEAETTFQCQISTVTSEVINVLINKDQNLVIEKGDHWTIINGVALMPNVDQVILCDTPEDIAVSPEPGGPGAGFISVTAVDKSPETGHPGLAFPEPQGGSLPGAQEEISSSSQSTNFDKSRLRNRPVKPSVRLSSEIYDQNFESQVVASDHTYFNSKLEPFGKNKNRSKVTNKDQSNKPAKTSASSRVEANQSEGSQSFLGERENTKTQRNQTQTILANADTSTPTDCSDTLSKIRQEVGPPLPPLLAPLVATPPRTSRPVSPLIAASTPSSPASPIGPISPLCEIPVPPAMSPLPEEPGCPSPLRTSPSPSTAAAGERILSSPLQFCAATPKHALPVPGRLPPFASAHTAVAGPQENSVKILDSMYPELSARARTLNILKGNIQLARGPPADCKNLAGPVGAITGFKAITSTSTAFVKTGGSSGSDCSQDKSKDTGTHQDSGGKRTLSASTLRSAKRLRLDSGSPEPEPGSTATEGVHKTLRRSLPQAEGVTTEEERSALPTVSTASQLPPNPKETVESHDKAIADALKKIAESSFDLLPVIRSHVYVGNISKKPVMRDQEKEVVHEFSTTKKHLAECLLHSILSELKIQKISLERNYIHALCRVYVGICRQLGDLERARLFCYSLLKEDFPESEKLTLFIANMWHDIFISQSVINKAMQLVARQRAKGEVRNCLRAFLNWEKNAPVDVGFMVSKLLLTIQLCPKTEFQSSEKFGEDLSDNTWEYIFAIDLLCCHQKWIWTHDNIISKELWPVMDKWIKYRKGHANIAYTPDIIIASILRLIEGSPYSELTSLSAACSIAPRHTTNKVRLITCIVAPQILEGTSCDFSSISRVELFRTSRHYRSKEGLRVLFTLSK